The DNA window TAGCGGGAGGTGCTTTTTGCGCGAAAGGAGCAAGGAAACGTCTGGAAACGGCGGAGTTCCCGTGCTCCTTTCTCTGGGACGCTCGAGGCACAGACCCAAAGGCCTTCCCCGGCTCGGGCGTGAGGGGCTCGTTGACAGAAGCAGCAGCTGAAAGGGACCCTTTCCCCCCTCGGACGTCCTCTggctcctggggctgggctgCGAGGCCAGGGCTGGCCGCACCCAGAGGTGGCCGCTCTCTTTCCTCCCTTGTCTTTCCCCAGGCCCGGGCCCCGGCCGCGCCCGCCACGGCCTCCGGGATCGCTTAAGCCCTCGCCCAGAGACTCCCAGCGGCTCCCAACGACGCAGCACCCCAACCGAGAGGCAGGCCTCGGTCGCCGCAGCTGCCGCCCTCACCATCCTGTCACTGGGCTCCGCTCCGTCACCGCAACCGCCGCCACCCTCTCTTCCTCAGACGCCTCGACGACCCGCCCACCTCGCTCACAACCAATGAAAAGAGAAGTCGGCGAGAGACAGCTCTACGGAGGCCCGCGTAGGCTCTTCCCCGCCGTAAAGCGAAGTTGTTCTTTGGGAAATTGTGGTGCGGCGGTGGCCAAGATCGCGAAGTTTCCGAAAGCGCGGGCAACATCCGGGCACCTGGGGCCCTCGAGCTGAGGCGCGCAGAGTGACTGACTTTTTTAGGGATTGCAGCCATGTTGAAGTGCGGGATGAGCGGCAGTCAGGTGAAAGGTGCAGAGGCCTTTTTTGCCTttctgtgtagaaaagggaaagaCTAGGGTTCATGGGGAAGTTTACACCATCGTCTAGTTTCTTGACCTTTGCCTTTCTGCCTAGGGGCTGAGGACACAAGGCCTGGCCAcagccagcccccacccacccagggTCTTGTTAGCTTCTGAGGGGCGAATGACGGCCCATCTGCTTTTATTTATGcataatatttatattcataGGTGTCCATAAAATGAAGTTGCACTATCCGGACAGATATTGGAAGGGCAGCTTGAAACTCGGGACGATAAGGACTGTGTGGGAAGTTGGGAAAAACAATGCTTGGACAGTAAAAGTACTTTAGTGCCATGAGAAAAAAGCATAAAcctgtatttttttccaaattctaGCATTTTTAATGTATGACCTGGGACAAGCCACGGAATCACTTcagggctcagttttctcatctgtaaaatgagaatagtaaCAGCATCTTCATTATAGGGTTTGTTGTAGGAATAAAATGCAGGTAAAGAGCTCAGTAATGAATGGGAATGTACAAGAACTATTGTTTATTGTAAATGGTACTTTAAACATGTAAGTTACTCCAGAAAGTCTCTATTTAGAAAAGTAATGGTCGTACAGATCATAACCTGAAAGTGATTATTGAAAGGCATCTTGTGTTGCAGCCGGCTTCCCCTGTGTTGACGACCTCTATGCAACAGTATTAACAGGAAAGGAAAGCACAAGCCCCCCCAGTGTTGCTGTTCTCAGAGTTCTAGAAAGTTCTCTCTTGCAGTGTGTACCTTAGTTCTCAATAAGTGATTATTTGTATGattgtttaaatttgtttttcctccaTAACTCTAAGCCCTGTGAGGGGAGGAGCTGTAAACCCATCTTGTTCATTGCTATACCCCCATTGCCTTGGCTTGTACCGTCCTTGGAacatactaggtgctcaataaatactcattgaatgaatgaaaggtctTCATTAGCTAGCTCCAGGAAGAAGTGGTGAATGTGAAGTGGTAAAAAGGGACAAacgcctctttttttccccctagtcaTCCTCTCTTTCTCAGTTTGAGGCCTGCACCCCACTTCCGGCCAtgccgtgcagcttgcaggatcttagttaccccaccagggattaaacccgggccCGTGGCAGTGGAATTGCGGTgtcctaaccaccagaccaccagggaattccccgaactctgattcttttttttaaatttatttatttttggctgcgttgggtcttcgttgctgcgcgcaggctttctgtagttgcggcgagtgggggctattcattgtggtgcacgggcttctcattgcggtggcttctcttgtggagcatgggctctaggcgcgtgggcttcagtagttgtggcacgtgggctcagtagttgtggctcacgggctgtagagtgcaggcttagtagttgtggctcacgggcttagttgctctgcggcatgtgggaatctccccggatcagggctcgaacccgtgtctcctgcattggcaggcggattcttaatcactgcaccaccagggaagccagccaACTCTGATTCTTAAGCATAATAATCTGATTTTATGctctgaaattatttttccttttttctacttttccatGGATTGATGTGGCCATCCATTTTTATTGCATAGTAGCCCATATCTGTTTGCCatattttttacttattcataatttataagaacactaatggTGTCTTACCAGATAAGACCAATATTTCATCCAGCCCTGGCCTCTCTTTCTGACAGGGCATCTAACTGTGTTTTCTGGGAAGATCTGGCATGTTCTGTGCTCAAACATCAGAGATACATCTTGAATTCCTCTAATTTCTCTCTCATGACTTGTTTTGACTTTGCCGCCTGTGAAGTTATTAAAACCCTTCAAACCATCTCCTATATGCTCTGTTTTCAcacttttggggggtggggggtatacatttatttaaaccaAGTTTAAAAATGCATTAGTATGGAAACTGGCTTGCCACAATAGTTCCATGCAACACTGTGAACACATAGAAAGGAAGAATTTTgttgcattttattatttcacaCACTCACtctgtgaatttatttatttttaatatttatttatatatttggctgcgctgggtcttagttgcagcacgcaggctctagatcTAGTTcccgagatctagttccctgactggggattgaacccaggccccctgcattgggagggcagagtcttaaccactagactaccagggaaatccctcattttgttaatttattgagtacttactgtgtgtCTGGCATTTCGCCAAGGGTATTATACTGTATTTCTTAAAACAATTTGTAGCATTAGTCTATAAAACACTGTTCTTTATGAATTTATCTTGAGTCCTGTGAATGCTGAAGTAGTCCTGTGATTTTATTGTTtgagaaaaataatgtaaaaggcacctttctttttctccatagtaTTTGGGAAAGCGATCCAAGCACTCTCACGAATTAGTGATGAGCTGTGGCTAGACCCTTCTGAAAAAGGTGTAAGTAAGAAATTTAACTAATAGATTAAGGACAAAAGAAGATGTTTATAAATCCCAGTCCAGATTGAATGTTAGCTAGGAAATCCAGAAATTCTAATCAGCCCTTTCACTGttcatctttattttacataTCTAAATACATCTAGAGCGTGGTAAACTTAAAAATCGTACACAGTTGATTTAAGCCAGAAGAAACAAACTGGTGGTCAAGAGGCTAGATATGGCTTGCAGAAATGTTTTGTGGGGCCTGcactatgttttttttaaaaaatgaaataattttctaaCACTTAGTAATTGGGAGAGTCCacataaaaatctgaatttcCTGATTCTGTTGAAAACTCAGAAGATCTGATAGTTTGGGGCCTGCATTCCCAAGTGGCAGTAGTTGGCTGACTAACAGTTTCTCCCCTTAGGCGAGGGAAAATTTTGCTGCAATCTTTTTACTCCCTTTTATATTGCCTTCTGCCACTTTGTGCTTTAAAGTTAAGGCCCCTGTGggcatttacatttttacaattataaatatgttcttgttaccaaaaacaaacaaacaagagaaaaatacaatTTCAGCATGCAGGATTTTAGACTTAAtacctatatataatatattccgtTTAGATGTGTGTACATATGCAAATTAAATGCACACTGTATAATGCAGTCCATATTACATCAGTACTATAACTTATGTGTATAATGTAGTCCATATCATGCAGTTCACATCCCATAGCCTTACCCGGACACATTTCAGTGCGATGTTAAAcataacagaatttttaaaattaatcattaaagttgattttttcctgtatagctattattttatttttctagcttGCTTTAAGATCTGTGAATTCTTGTCGGTCAGCATATGGATGTGTCCTCTTCTCGCCTGTGTTTTTTCAACATTATCAATGGTCAACCTCGGTGAAAACGAATGATAGTGACACAATATCGAATTTAAATTGCAAATTGGGAATGAAGGTAAGAGTAAGTGGGCATGGTTTTCTCTTGTATTGTAGAAATATTCATTATATAGGGCATAACACCTATTCTGTACTTAATACTTGGTTTAAATGGCATGCAGGACAGTCTGTTCATTTACGAATATACTTACTCttcttttgttagttttttttttaaactaatcaaGCAACCCTATTAAGTATGTGCTCTTCTATAATGTGTTTGTGTTACAGTCAATTCTGCCTATCTTTAGATGTCTGAATTCCCTCGAAAGAaatgtagagaaatgcaaaatatttacCAGATCTGATAAGTGCAAAGTagttattcagttcttctgcagaCATGGTAGGTATAATTAAATCCAGTTtaaagtatgtgtgtgttttgttaatatttttcatgCTTAGAATATTCAAACCGCATATCAAGACTTCCCATTGCACTACTGCTTAGAATTTGTATAGTTTTGTGGTAGGGCAGTTATAAATATTATCTTGTCTCTGTAGAAGTACTGTGAGTTGATTGgtattaattatttccttttttggctTGTCAGTGGCACAAGCTTTGCCTGCACACagaccaattttttaaatgtccatctgAATTCTAACAATTGAGTATTCTAAAATTAACTAGCTGCTTGATGATATTCTGTAAGACTGCCTTGGTAACAGTGTTCCTTGGAACGAACAGAAAAGAATAATGCCTACCTGTATTAAAAATGCTCCAGGAGGTAAATAGTATTTTATCTGGGGCTGAAAGAAGCATGGTAACTGGCCCAAGGGCACAGAACTAGTAAGTCACAGAGCCTGGATTTGAGTCCAGCCCCACAATAGTAGGAGCCAAAaccttcattcattctctctgcTACACCAAGAGATTTCCTGCCTCCTAGCCTTGCATGGTAGATATTCAAATGTTGTAGTCATATAGGATTTTACATGGTTAAatatgtatagcatggtgataaAGTGCATGCACTCTGGAGGTCAACAGGGTCTGGGGTGGAATCCTGCTCTGCTTCTTCCTTGCTGAGACATTGGACGAATTATTTTacatctttgtgcctcagtttccctatatgtaaaatggggacaatggtAGTACCAGCCTCCTAGGGTTTTTGTGAAGCTTCAATGAGTTATAGGAAGTTATAGTTCTAAAGTGTTTAAAGAAATACCTGGCATATTTTCTAAGAGTTAGCGCTAGTAATATTTATGATGATTGCTGCTATTTTATTTGAAGTTACCAGTTAGGagtgtatgttttaaaaaatcttgtacTTGTGGTATTGGTCCAAATCTTTTTATAGTGGAATGGTCTTCTGGAAGGTTATATTAGTGTTACGATTTAtcttatatttcttaattttgtcttacatttatcttaatatttttatttcagctcTTACTCATATTATATTCCTTAATTTTTCCTCTGCAAAATATcaatttttaacattattttttccttctttgagctTCAGTTCATGTCATAGCAGAATCATGTAAAGAGCATGATTAAAAGCccaggaagggtggggggagggataaattaggagtttgggattaaaatatacacactactgtatataaaatagataaccaacaaggacctactgtgtagcacagggaactatactcaatatcttgtaataagctataacagaaaagaatctaaaaaagaataatatatatatatatgtataactgaatcactttgctgtacacctgaaactaacacattgtaaatcaactgtatttcagtaaaaattaaaaaaaaaaaagcacacacacacacacaaaaagcaccGCAAGCTCTGACATCACACAGATTTGGATGTGGATTCTTCTATAATTCTTATTAGCTTTGTGACAGTACATAAGCTCTCTGAACcttcatttgcttttctctagAATGGGGATAATCTTACCTACCCTCAGATTctgaggttgttgtgaggatgaagtgaGATCACATGTGTAAAGCACTTAGTGTGGTACCTGACACAGAGGCAGTACTGAATAGTCAGTGACTGATGTTATTACAATTATCCTCATCCCTTATTTCCagctagattttattttttaattttttattaaaaaaatttttttttggctgcaccgcgcggctttcaggatcttagttccccgaccagggattgaacctgggtcctcggcagtgaaagcatggagtcctaactactggaccaccagggaagtccccagctagatttaaaaaaaccaactttTCAGCTTCTTAAGTATGTCTCAAGTGGCTTGATTAATGTCCAATACATATTTGTGATTGGTTGATTTTTAATAGCTTTTGTAGGGAAGTTGTATGAGTTAGAATGCTATaagtcagcggtccccaacctttttggcaccaggggccggtttcgtggaagacaatttttccacagacgggggtggggggattgggatggttcaggtggtaatgccagCGATGGGTAGCAATGGGGCTCagctgccactcacctcctgctgtgcggcccgggtggtgggggtgggggatggggacccctgctctaagttACAAataacagggggaaaaaaaaaccacccagaaAATCCAACTCAAACTGACTTAAACAATAAGAAGGAATATTGGCTCATGTAAACTAAAAGTTCAAAATTAGGTCATAGGCGTGTTTCGATCCAGGCTGCAGCAGCTGcttctccttctttttaaaattctctcaggTCTGCTTGCCTCCATGTGAGTTATACTAAGGCGAGCTTCtcttataaacttttttttttaatatctttattggagtataattgctttacagtggtgtgttagttttgctgtatgacaaagtgaatcagccatgcatatacatatatccccatatcttctccctcttggtgTCTCCCTCCTCTTATAAACTTTTAATAATGAGATGACttctagcagcagcagcagctggggcTACATGCTTGCTCTTTCACATCTGGGGGAGTGAGAGCCATAATTCATACATGCACTGAACAAAAGTGCTTGACTTTGCTCTGATTGGACTAACCTAAATTAATCCTGGGGAGCCAGGGGAATTCCATTCTCTAATTGCCTTGGCTTATTGCCATATCTGGACCAAATTCAATTGCAAGGGGGATAAGATTACATCAATTGATTTATACCAGTGAGGGCCCACAAGTGATACTGGAAGTGAAGTCAGTCCCACCCAAACCTCATGGCTGCTACATAACAGGGAAGGATGgctcaggaaggaagggagaagtagGGGATAGATGCTGATACCCAGTAAATGGGGTAAATAGTTATACTTCCCACAACTGTATGTACCCAGCCCAGGAAATTAtgtttgcaattttatttttataatctggtGGAGAAACATTGTTCAAATTTAGTTGAGAAAAATCACCTGGGCAGAGATATCCAATAAACTGctagaaatacatatttggaactggggaagaaattaaagacagtGAAGTAAATTTGGCTCTCTTCATTGATAGAAAACAATTGCAAAAGCATGAGCTGCTAAAAAAGACTAACTTCTCTGAATCTAACCATAAATGGTTTCCAGAACGGTGATTTCTTAGGTTATTTAGCATCtgctaatagaaaaaaaaaaaagatgatttatgTCATCAAGAACCAAGGTTCATATGAAATATTTACCTGCCTAATAATAATTCTATCAATTCTCTGTATTTTCATTGGCACTGGCCCCAGAGTGGCTAAAAATGAGTCAGTGAATTGTCCCTGAAGAACATGCTCTGATCCAAAGCACCTGCTAATAAGTTCTGTCCTGGTCAAGAAGACAGATCTCCGACAGAGAGGGGCTTCCATACGAGGGGTGCACTGGCTATTGAGTGAAAATAAAACCCTGATTCATACATGTATATTAATGACATGGTGTCAAGAGGGCAGGATTTCCACTTCACTGTTTTAAGGTTTTGTAAAAGGGCATTCTACAGATACGCTAATGACTTTAAACTTGCATAACAGTGAACTTAAAGGGATTGAGAAACATTTGCCAACTTATAAGTATCATTAACCTCTGAAATTCCAAACCCCACAAATGGAACATCTCCAAAATAATGCTTGTTCCTTAGCTGTACCTCTTTAAGTTTGAAAGAGTTCTCTGGAGCCACTGAGGGAAGTTGCAAATTGAGCTATGAAACAGCAAGCAGAATTCTATCATAGCATCATATATGCCATGGCTGGCAGCTGATGGTATAAGGCAGTGCTCCTCAAGCGGTCCATGGACTGGCTGCTGGACCTCAAATTGTCTGTTACTGGTCTGTGAGAAGATAAGGAGCTTGTGTCAGAATTTAAGTCAACCACATTACTAGGCATTCTCTTTAGTTccgctgttttgtttttgtttcaataGTGAGACTTTCTCAATGAAGGAAGAAATTCTGGTGAAAATTCCTTGTCTCTTAGAGTCCAGTACTTTGTGCAGCACTAGATAAAATCAATAAATGACACAGAGGAAACAGGACTTCTAAATTTTTATCCTGTTTGCATTCTATCAAGGAAAATTATTATTAAACTGGAAGACTAGAAAAACCACAATGAAGAGGTACACCAAGCCAAGTTGCTTTAAAAAGAGCACAATGGATGTACTTGGGGCAAGAGATTCAAAGGAGAGAAAGGTGAAGAGGAAGGGCTATCTGGGTGGTAGCATCACATGTtggtaaatttcttttctttttttttttttaaacatctttattggagtataactgctttacaatggtgtgttagtttctgctttataacaaagtggatcagctgtacgtatacatatatccccatatctcctccctcttgcgtctccctcccccctccctatcccacccctctaggtggtcacaaagcaccgaggtgatctccctgtgctatgtggctgcttcccagtagctatctattttataattggtagtatatataagtccatgccattctctcacttcatcccagcttacccttccccctccccgtgtcctcaagtccattatctatatctgcgtctttattcctgccctgcccctaggttcttcataaccattttttttagattccatatatatgtgttagcatacggtatttgtttttctctaacttacttcactctgtatgacagactctaggtccatccacctcactacaaataagtcaatttcgtttctttttatgactaatatgccattgtatatacgtgccacatcttctttatccattcatctgtagatggacatttaggttggtcccatgtcctggctattgtaaatagtgctgcaatgaacactgtggtacataattctttttgaattatggttttctcagggtttatgccaagtagtgggattgctgggtcatatggttgttctatttttagttttttaaggaacctccatactgttctccatagtggctgtatctatttacattcccaccaacagtgcaagaggattccctttactccacaccctctccagcatttattgtttgtagattttttgacgatggccattctgaccggtgtgaggtgatacctcattgtagttttgatttgcatttctctaatgattagtgatgttgagcattctttcacatgtctgttggctatctgtatatcttctttggagaaatgtctatttaagtcttctgcgcatttttggattgggttgtttgtttttttgatattgagctgcatgagctgcttgtaaattttggagattaatcctttgtcgtttgcaaatattttcttcatttgcaaatattttctcccattctgagggttgtcttttcatcttgtttatggtttcctttgctgtgcaaaagcttttaagtttcattaggtcccatttgtttatttttgtttttatttccatttctcaaggaggtgggtcaaaaaggatgttgctgtgatttatgtcatagagtgttctgcctatgttttcctctaagagttttatagtgtctggccttacatttaggtctttaatccattctgagtttatttttgtatatggtgttagggagcgttctaatttcattcttttacgtgtagctgtccagttttcccagcaccacttattgaagaggctgtcttttctctactgtatatttttgcctccaaatcaaaaataaggtgaccatatgtgcatgggtttatctctgggctttctatcctgttccattgatctatatttctgtttttgtgccagtaccatactgtcttgattactatagctttgtagtatagtctgaagtcaaggagcctgattcctctagctctgtttttatttcttaagattgcttggctattcggggtcttttgtgtttccatacaaattgtgaaattttttgttctagttctgtgaaaaatgccattggtagtttgatagggattgcattgaatctgtagattgctttgggtagtatagtcatctccacaatattgattcttccaatccaagaacatggtatatctctccatctgtttgtatcatctgtaatttcttttatcagtgtcttttttttttcttttatttatttatttatttatttatttatttatttatttatttatggctgtgttgggtcttcgtttctgtgtgagggctttctctagttgcggcgagcgggggccactcttcatcatggtgcgtgggcctctcactgttgcggcctctcttgttgcggagcacaagctccagacacacaggctcagtagttgtggctcacgggcctagtcgctccgcagcatgtgggatcttcccggaccagggctcgaacccgtgtcccctgcattggcaggcagattctcaaccactgcgccaccagggaagccccctcatcagtgtcttatagttttctgcatacaggtcttttgtctccttaggtaggtttattcctaggtattttattctttttgttgcaatggtaaacgggagtgtttccttaatttctctttcaggtttttcaccattagtgtataggaatgcaagagatttctgtgcattaattttgtatcctgctgctttaccaaattcattgattagctctagtagttttctggtagcatctttaggattctctctatatagtatcatgtcatctgcaaacagtgacagctttacttcttcttttctgatttggattccttttatttctttttcttctctgattgctgtggctaaaacttccaaaactatgttgaataatagtggtgagagtgggcaaccttgtcttgttcctgatcttagtggaaatggtttcagtttttcaccactgagaacgatgttggctgtgggtttgtcatatatggcctttattatgttgaggtaagttccttctatgcctactttctggagggtttttatcataaatgggtgttgaattttgtctaaagctttctctgcatctattgagatgatcatatggtttttctccttcaatttgttaatatggtgtatcacattgatttatttgcatgtactgaagaatccttgcattcctgggataaaccccacttgatcatggtgtatgatccttttaatgtgctgctggattctgtttgctagtattttgttgaggatttttgcgtctatgttcatcagtgatattggcctgtagttttctttccttgtgacacctttgtctggttttggtatcagggtgatggtggcctcgtagaatgagtttgggagtgttcctccctctgctatattttggaagagtttgagaaggataggtgttagctcttctctaaatgtttgatagaatttgcctgtgaagccatctggtcctgggctaaaTTTCTAATAGTCAGAAATGGGAAGGCATTCTATGATGAGGGAGCAGTGTGGTCAAAGGTATAGACTGGAAGTGTTTAGTGTGTTAAGGAAAAAGGGGAAGGAGGCAAGTAGCAGGAATGAAAGCATCAGGGATAACAAAGAAATAAGGCATTTCTCAGCTTGGACATCCTCGGCAATGCCAATAGAACTTTCACCCAAGTCAGGTATTTGTTATAGAGATATGATTGTGCTTGTATATGCATGGGCT is part of the Eschrichtius robustus isolate mEscRob2 unplaced genomic scaffold, mEscRob2.pri scaffold_862, whole genome shotgun sequence genome and encodes:
- the LOC137758401 gene encoding cell cycle checkpoint control protein RAD9B-like, which gives rise to MLKCGMSGSQVKVFGKAIQALSRISDELWLDPSEKGLALRSVNSCRSAYGCVLFSPVFFQHYQWSTSVKTNDSDTISNLNCKLGMKSILPIFRCLNSLERNVEKCKIFTRSDKCKVVIQFFCRHGIKRIHNVCFQESQPLQVIFEKNMCSNTLVIQPRVLAEAIVLFTSSQEEVTLAVTPLNVCIKSSNEESM